In Phaeobacter porticola, one DNA window encodes the following:
- the pheT gene encoding phenylalanine--tRNA ligase subunit beta, which translates to MKFTLSWLKDHLDTDASVEDITETLTDLGLEVEGISNPADRLKSFTLGYVKHAEKHPDADKLRVCKVDTDEGEMQIICGAPNAREGITVVVCKPGMYIPGLDITIGVGKIRGVESYGMMASERELELSDEHDGIIELPSGNVGDRFVDWLAVNDPAKVDTVIEIAITPNRPDALGVRGIARDLAARGLGRLKPLEIEAVDGGYESPIKVEIAQDTLDGCPLFTGRLIRGVKNGPSPQWLQDRLTAIGLRPISTLVDITNYYTFDQNRPLHVFDAAKVSGNLRVHRAAGGEMLTALDEKEYTLAAGHMVISDDNGAESIAGIMGGADTGCTEATTDVFLESAFWDHVQIATTGRALKINSDARYRFERGVDPEYTRAGLDHATRMILDLCGGEPSNVVVAGAVPDYARSYKLNPERVKSLVGMDIPESEQRQTLTRLGFRLEGNLAHVPSWRPDVLGEADLVEEVARIASLTKLEGKPLPRLTQGIPAPVMTPQQRRQQIARRTCASLGYNEIVSYSFIDQASAALFGGGDDATMLANPISSEMSHMRPALLPGLLQAAARNQARGFMDLALFEVGPAFHGGEPGEQHNLISGLLVGRTGPKDVHGASRAVDTFDAKADIEAVLAAIGAPAKVQILRGAQSWWHPGRHGKICLGPKKVLGVFGELHPKVLSEMGIKGSAVGFTIWPDEVPMPRKSGANRGALAQSDLQAVERDFAFVVADDVEALTLVNAAAGADKALINDVRVFDEFIGGSLGEGNKSLAITVRLQPTEKTLTEKDIEGVSDKIIAKVTKATGGTLRG; encoded by the coding sequence ATGAAATTCACTCTTTCTTGGCTGAAAGACCACCTCGACACTGATGCGTCTGTCGAGGACATCACCGAAACATTGACCGATCTCGGGCTTGAGGTCGAAGGTATTTCGAACCCTGCGGACCGGCTGAAGTCGTTTACCCTTGGCTATGTGAAACACGCCGAGAAACACCCGGACGCAGACAAGCTGCGGGTGTGCAAAGTCGACACCGACGAAGGTGAGATGCAGATCATCTGCGGTGCGCCCAATGCCCGCGAAGGCATCACCGTTGTGGTCTGTAAACCGGGTATGTACATCCCTGGTCTCGACATCACCATTGGCGTGGGCAAGATCCGCGGTGTTGAAAGCTATGGCATGATGGCCTCCGAACGGGAGCTGGAGCTGTCGGATGAACATGACGGCATTATCGAACTGCCCTCGGGCAATGTGGGGGACCGTTTTGTTGATTGGCTTGCGGTAAACGACCCTGCCAAGGTCGACACCGTAATTGAAATCGCAATCACCCCGAACCGCCCGGATGCGCTTGGCGTGCGGGGTATCGCGCGCGACCTGGCCGCACGTGGCCTTGGCAGGCTGAAACCGCTTGAAATCGAAGCCGTCGATGGCGGCTACGAGAGCCCGATCAAGGTCGAGATCGCGCAGGACACGCTGGATGGCTGTCCGCTGTTCACGGGTCGCCTGATCCGTGGTGTCAAGAATGGCCCCAGCCCACAGTGGTTGCAGGACCGTCTGACTGCGATTGGCCTGCGCCCGATCTCAACCCTGGTGGATATCACCAACTATTACACCTTTGATCAGAACCGCCCGCTGCATGTGTTTGATGCCGCCAAAGTCTCTGGCAATTTGCGCGTTCACCGCGCAGCAGGCGGCGAAATGCTGACCGCGCTGGATGAGAAAGAATACACGCTCGCCGCCGGGCATATGGTGATCTCGGATGACAATGGCGCCGAGAGCATTGCTGGCATCATGGGTGGTGCAGATACAGGCTGTACCGAGGCAACCACGGATGTGTTTCTGGAGAGCGCATTTTGGGATCATGTGCAAATCGCAACTACGGGCCGCGCGCTGAAAATCAATTCTGATGCGCGTTACCGGTTTGAACGCGGTGTTGACCCGGAATACACCCGTGCAGGGCTTGATCATGCAACCCGCATGATCCTTGACCTCTGTGGCGGTGAACCCTCTAACGTGGTTGTTGCGGGTGCGGTGCCGGATTATGCACGGTCGTATAAGTTGAACCCCGAGCGGGTAAAGTCGTTGGTGGGCATGGATATCCCCGAATCCGAGCAGCGTCAGACCCTGACCCGCCTTGGCTTTCGTCTGGAGGGCAATCTGGCCCATGTTCCCAGCTGGCGCCCTGATGTATTGGGCGAAGCAGATCTGGTCGAGGAAGTGGCCCGCATTGCATCTTTGACCAAGTTGGAAGGCAAACCGCTACCACGGCTGACACAGGGCATCCCGGCACCCGTGATGACTCCGCAACAGCGTCGCCAGCAGATTGCGCGGCGCACCTGTGCCAGCCTCGGTTACAATGAAATCGTCAGCTATAGCTTCATTGATCAGGCCTCAGCGGCGCTGTTTGGTGGCGGCGACGATGCCACCATGCTGGCCAATCCGATTTCTTCGGAAATGTCCCATATGCGCCCGGCGCTGTTGCCCGGATTGTTGCAGGCGGCTGCGCGCAATCAGGCGCGTGGCTTCATGGATCTGGCCCTGTTTGAGGTTGGCCCGGCCTTCCACGGGGGAGAGCCAGGTGAACAGCACAATCTGATCTCCGGCCTGCTGGTGGGTCGTACCGGTCCCAAGGATGTCCATGGCGCCAGCCGCGCGGTTGATACCTTTGATGCCAAAGCCGACATCGAGGCGGTTCTGGCTGCAATCGGCGCCCCTGCCAAAGTGCAGATCCTACGTGGTGCGCAATCCTGGTGGCACCCCGGTCGTCATGGCAAGATCTGCCTTGGCCCGAAAAAGGTGCTTGGTGTCTTTGGTGAACTGCATCCAAAAGTTCTGTCTGAAATGGGGATCAAGGGATCTGCTGTTGGCTTTACGATCTGGCCGGATGAGGTTCCGATGCCACGTAAATCCGGGGCCAATCGGGGCGCATTGGCTCAAAGCGATCTGCAAGCGGTAGAGCGTGACTTTGCCTTTGTTGTGGCGGATGATGTCGAGGCGTTGACGCTGGTCAATGCAGCAGCAGGGGCCGACAAGGCGTTGATCAATGACGTACGTGTCTTTGACGAGTTCATCGGCGGCAGCCTGGGCGAGGGGAATAAATCCTTGGCCATTACTGTTCGTCTTCAGCCCACCGAAAAAACCCTGACCGAAAAGGACATCGAAGGGGTGAGCGACAAGATCATTGCCAAGGTTACTAAGGCGACAGGTGGCACCTTGCGGGGCTGA
- a CDS encoding alpha/beta hydrolase family esterase, with translation MTRSLLLLSTAYLAATAAAAMGPWQANEDPCGAEVACTLGERSYHVMEPDGWNGVSPLPVLLHFHGWSRTGKHAQRSDRVGASAKRRGVLLVTPNGRGKSWNFWAASTEDVPFADAVLEDVARRYPVDAARIFVSGYSYGSAMAWRYVCHSGDGIAALLAVAGSIDQSETCPEAPAEVRHVHGLADTVMDFPMGQGGDRTYPVALWRRQLGCPRNGAVRGDWQARSFLTLSRTDWGCDRGTVVLDLHPGGHFIPHGWIGRQLDELLGLTPSYP, from the coding sequence ATGACACGTTCTCTTCTCCTGCTTTCAACCGCTTACCTTGCCGCTACTGCGGCCGCTGCCATGGGGCCATGGCAGGCAAATGAAGATCCCTGTGGTGCGGAGGTCGCCTGTACGCTGGGTGAGCGTAGCTATCACGTGATGGAGCCCGATGGCTGGAACGGCGTCTCGCCTTTACCGGTTTTGCTGCACTTTCACGGGTGGTCGCGGACGGGAAAACATGCGCAGCGCTCTGATCGGGTAGGGGCCTCGGCCAAACGGCGCGGCGTCTTGTTGGTGACTCCAAACGGTCGTGGCAAGAGTTGGAACTTCTGGGCCGCAAGCACCGAGGACGTGCCCTTTGCCGATGCGGTGCTGGAGGATGTGGCCAGACGCTACCCTGTCGATGCTGCGCGTATCTTTGTTTCTGGCTATTCCTACGGCTCTGCGATGGCGTGGCGTTATGTCTGTCACAGTGGTGACGGGATTGCGGCGCTCTTGGCAGTGGCAGGCAGTATTGATCAATCCGAGACCTGTCCTGAGGCCCCCGCAGAAGTGCGCCACGTACACGGATTGGCGGACACCGTCATGGATTTCCCGATGGGACAAGGAGGGGACAGGACCTATCCCGTTGCCCTATGGCGCAGGCAGTTGGGCTGCCCCAGGAATGGCGCGGTGCGGGGCGACTGGCAGGCGCGCAGTTTTCTGACGCTTTCGCGCACTGACTGGGGATGTGATCGAGGAACTGTGGTGCTGGACCTGCACCCAGGCGGCCATTTCATTCCACATGGTTGGATCGGACGGCAATTGGACGAGCTTTTGGGTCTCACCCCTAGCTATCCTTAG
- the pheS gene encoding phenylalanine--tRNA ligase subunit alpha has translation MDDLKAKYLGQIADAADENALEAIRVAAVGKKGEVSLKMRELGKMTPEERQVAGPALNALKDEINAALSAKKAGLADAALDARLRTEWLDVTLPTRPTRNGTLHPISQASEELTAIFAELGFSVAEGPRIDTDWYNFDALNIPGHHPARAEMDTFYMHRAEGDDRPPHVLRTHTSPVQIRSMEKMGAPLRIICPGGVYRADYDQTHTPMFHQVEGLALDKDISMANLKWVLEEFVKSYFEVDSVDLRFRASHFPFTEPSAEVDIRCSWKDGTLKIGEGDDWLEILGSGMVHPKVIAAGGIDPDVYQGFAFGVGIDRIAMLKYGIPDLRAFFDSDLRWLRHYGFQCLDVPTLHGGLSR, from the coding sequence ATGGACGATCTTAAAGCAAAATATCTCGGGCAGATCGCCGATGCTGCCGATGAGAACGCGCTGGAGGCCATCCGGGTCGCAGCTGTTGGTAAAAAAGGCGAAGTCAGCCTCAAGATGCGCGAACTGGGTAAGATGACGCCCGAAGAGCGCCAGGTCGCGGGGCCGGCTCTCAATGCGCTGAAGGACGAGATTAACGCAGCACTGTCTGCGAAAAAAGCAGGGCTTGCAGATGCCGCGCTGGACGCACGTCTGCGGACCGAATGGCTGGATGTCACGCTGCCGACCCGCCCGACCCGCAACGGCACGCTGCATCCGATCAGCCAGGCCAGCGAAGAGCTGACGGCGATTTTTGCCGAGCTGGGGTTTTCCGTTGCCGAAGGCCCGCGCATTGATACCGACTGGTACAATTTCGATGCGCTGAACATTCCGGGTCATCACCCAGCGCGGGCTGAGATGGACACGTTCTATATGCACCGCGCTGAGGGGGATGACCGCCCGCCACATGTGCTGCGCACCCATACGTCGCCGGTGCAGATCCGGTCGATGGAGAAGATGGGCGCGCCGCTGCGTATCATCTGTCCGGGCGGTGTCTATCGCGCTGATTATGACCAGACCCACACCCCGATGTTCCACCAGGTCGAAGGCCTCGCCCTCGATAAGGACATCTCGATGGCGAACCTGAAATGGGTGCTGGAAGAGTTCGTGAAATCCTACTTCGAGGTGGACAGCGTCGACCTGCGGTTCCGGGCCTCGCATTTCCCCTTTACCGAGCCGTCGGCAGAGGTTGATATTCGCTGCTCTTGGAAAGACGGCACGCTGAAAATCGGTGAGGGCGACGACTGGCTGGAGATCCTCGGTTCCGGCATGGTGCACCCCAAGGTGATCGCCGCCGGTGGGATTGACCCTGATGTTTATCAGGGCTTTGCCTTCGGTGTCGGGATCGACCGGATTGCAATGCTGAAATACGGCATCCCCGATCTGCGGGCCTTCTTTGACAGCGACCTGCGCTGGTTGCGCCATTATGGGTTCCAATGCCTGGATGTGCCGACACTGCACGGTGGTCTGAGTAGGTAA
- the rplT gene encoding 50S ribosomal protein L20: MSRVKGGTVTHARHKKVIKAAKGYYGRRKNTFKVARQAVDKANQYATRDRKNRKRNFRALWIQRINAAVRSHDEALTYSRFINGLTLAGIEVDRKVLADLAVHEPEAFGAIVKQAQSALAA; this comes from the coding sequence ATGTCCCGCGTTAAAGGTGGTACCGTCACTCACGCCCGTCACAAGAAGGTTATCAAGGCAGCCAAAGGTTATTACGGCCGCCGCAAGAATACCTTCAAGGTTGCCCGCCAGGCCGTCGATAAGGCGAACCAGTATGCAACCCGCGACCGTAAGAACCGCAAGCGGAATTTCCGCGCGCTGTGGATCCAGCGGATCAACGCAGCTGTGCGTAGCCACGACGAGGCTCTGACCTATTCCCGCTTCATCAACGGCCTGACCCTGGCCGGTATCGAAGTGGACCGCAAAGTGCTGGCCGATCTGGCCGTCCACGAACCCGAAGCCTTCGGTGCTATCGTGAAGCAAGCACAAAGCGCTCTGGCTGCCTAA
- the rpmI gene encoding 50S ribosomal protein L35, with product MPKMKTKSSAKKRFKVTATGKVLAGQAGKRHGMIKRTRKFIRDARGTTTLSAPDAKIVKGFMPYDR from the coding sequence ATGCCCAAAATGAAGACAAAATCGAGCGCCAAAAAGCGCTTCAAAGTGACCGCGACCGGCAAGGTTCTTGCAGGTCAGGCCGGCAAGCGCCACGGCATGATCAAACGGACCCGCAAGTTCATCCGCGACGCCCGCGGCACTACAACCCTGTCGGCACCCGACGCAAAGATCGTCAAGGGCTTCATGCCCTACGACCGCTAA